The following coding sequences are from one Paenibacillus sp. JDR-2 window:
- a CDS encoding YncE family protein: protein MYSRGKKESAPLLMYLPQKQSGFLSPPSRIEQITKPKKKQKKAAKPSVPKTTPAAAAATVTPQQRYRQPIRKLRKRKLQQLPQWLDMLDDETGQETDYEDYEEEEVPEAELIEAPIPSIISPLAEVQVSHQAVAVPIPAPAQIPAPVPTPTAAQTPTPVPAPTPKAAQTPTPAPTLTPIPMPAPTESKTTAAMRGNQLFVSLSDEGQILVIDGETDTVTDTIPLPSAGSVKGIALNPAMNRIYAINSSKHQLFVLDGSTKEVAAVVSVSPFPSLAAVNVKTNRVYITSSLLNTVDVLDGEANHLIDSVGVGNIPAGMVINTDTNRIYVANGSPDHDISVIDGYTHARLFPDIPVGHEPGLAGIHEDANLIYVPNFLSDSLSVIYGGTNTVLKTITEGIGKNPYAAGVDTFANLVYVSNSGSDSVSVIDASNHKVIETIPVGSRPKAVAVHTKTNRIYVAVSDGIAVIDGETFEVTNKIDTAASPSGLALHE from the coding sequence ATGTATAGCCGGGGCAAAAAAGAATCCGCACCGCTGCTGATGTACCTGCCTCAGAAGCAGTCGGGCTTTCTAAGCCCCCCTAGTCGCATAGAACAGATAACGAAACCAAAGAAAAAACAGAAAAAAGCAGCGAAGCCAAGCGTTCCGAAGACAACGCCAGCAGCTGCCGCTGCAACCGTAACACCGCAACAACGGTACAGACAGCCGATACGGAAGTTGCGGAAAAGGAAATTGCAGCAGCTGCCGCAATGGCTGGATATGCTTGACGATGAGACCGGGCAAGAGACTGATTACGAAGATTACGAAGAGGAAGAGGTACCCGAGGCCGAGCTTATAGAGGCACCGATTCCTTCGATTATTTCGCCTTTAGCTGAAGTCCAGGTCTCGCATCAGGCCGTAGCGGTTCCAATACCAGCTCCTGCTCAAATACCCGCCCCAGTACCAACTCCAACAGCAGCTCAAACGCCAACACCAGTCCCGGCACCAACTCCAAAAGCAGCTCAAACACCAACTCCAGCACCTACTCTAACGCCAATTCCTATGCCGGCTCCAACTGAATCCAAAACTACGGCAGCAATGAGGGGTAATCAGCTTTTTGTCTCTTTATCGGATGAAGGACAAATCCTGGTTATCGACGGGGAGACGGATACCGTCACCGATACGATTCCGTTACCGTCTGCAGGCTCCGTTAAAGGGATAGCTCTTAATCCGGCGATGAACCGGATTTATGCGATTAACAGCAGCAAGCATCAGCTTTTTGTGCTGGACGGGAGCACCAAGGAAGTGGCAGCCGTTGTATCGGTAAGCCCGTTTCCGTCGCTCGCAGCCGTAAACGTAAAAACCAACCGCGTCTATATTACAAGCTCGCTTCTTAATACCGTGGACGTTCTGGATGGGGAAGCCAACCATCTTATCGATTCCGTCGGAGTAGGCAACATTCCCGCCGGAATGGTTATTAATACCGATACGAACCGGATTTATGTAGCAAACGGCAGCCCGGATCATGATATTTCGGTTATCGACGGATACACCCATGCAAGGCTGTTCCCGGATATTCCCGTTGGACATGAGCCGGGGCTTGCGGGTATTCACGAGGACGCGAATCTCATCTATGTGCCTAATTTCCTAAGTGATAGCTTAAGCGTTATTTATGGCGGGACCAACACCGTCTTAAAAACAATAACGGAAGGGATCGGCAAAAATCCTTATGCTGCCGGAGTGGATACCTTTGCCAATCTGGTGTACGTCTCGAATTCCGGAAGCGACAGCGTCTCGGTTATTGATGCGTCCAATCACAAGGTTATTGAGACCATTCCGGTTGGAAGCCGCCCGAAAGCGGTGGCCGTTCATACGAAAACCAACCGAATCTATGTAGCGGTAAGCGACGGTATCGCCGTCATTGACGGAGAGACCTTTGAAGTGACGAACAAGATTGATACAGCTGCCAGCCCAAGCGGCCTGGCTCTTCATGAATAA
- a CDS encoding ABC transporter permease, translating to MLQAYWYITKMKLLINLTYRFEVFTSVATNLILMLASVFLWQTAYKGGSGTVESLSLQDITTYTILSIIISTIFVCDVQNTIYYKIREGQIVTDFYRPIPLFACYLAEDIGEMLSSLLNRALPLVVFASVFFGIPRPASFRSFLLFLPSCLLSYAILWLLSALIGLIAFWVMELGNMGNVKDAIVRVLSGSIVPLWFFPESVQTVSKFLPFQYTYQTPLGIYIGNTSTSEAFTSMAVQAVWIAVLYLILAAGWARTKKKTLIQGG from the coding sequence ATGCTTCAGGCTTACTGGTACATAACGAAAATGAAGCTTCTCATTAATCTGACTTACCGGTTTGAAGTATTCACTTCCGTTGCAACAAATCTTATTCTGATGCTGGCTTCCGTATTCTTATGGCAGACGGCTTACAAAGGCGGCTCCGGAACGGTAGAATCGCTTAGCCTGCAGGATATTACGACCTACACCATTCTCTCGATCATTATCTCTACCATCTTCGTATGCGATGTACAGAATACCATCTATTACAAAATACGGGAAGGACAAATTGTCACCGACTTCTACCGTCCTATCCCTCTTTTTGCCTGCTACCTGGCCGAAGATATCGGGGAGATGCTCAGCTCCTTGTTAAACAGGGCGCTTCCGCTTGTCGTATTTGCCTCCGTCTTTTTTGGTATTCCGCGGCCAGCTTCCTTCCGGAGCTTCCTGCTCTTCCTTCCGAGCTGCCTCTTAAGCTACGCCATTCTATGGCTGCTCAGCGCGCTTATAGGACTGATTGCGTTCTGGGTGATGGAGCTTGGCAACATGGGCAATGTCAAGGACGCTATCGTCCGCGTATTGTCCGGCAGCATTGTGCCGCTGTGGTTTTTCCCGGAATCGGTGCAGACCGTCTCGAAATTTCTTCCGTTCCAATACACCTACCAGACTCCGCTCGGCATTTATATCGGCAACACAAGCACGTCCGAAGCCTTTACCTCCATGGCTGTTCAAGCCGTCTGGATCGCGGTGCTGTATCTGATCCTGGCAGCCGGATGGGCGCGCACGAAGAAAAAAACGTTAATCCAGGGAGGCTGA
- a CDS encoding glutathione peroxidase, which yields MNKSIYDFQVNEINGEPIHLSAFYGRVLLIVNTASQCGYSKQFEGLQHLYEKYWMHGFEILGFPCNQFNGKEPGSHAEVEEHCRRKAGVTFSLFEKVELRGEPIHPLFQYLTEQAPFRGFDADNSDEQWMKNFLQQNHPDLYEGDGVKWNFSKFLVNREGKVIARFEPTTQPTDLELAIEEALSSEQ from the coding sequence ATGAACAAGTCCATCTATGACTTTCAGGTAAATGAGATAAATGGGGAGCCTATTCATCTGTCTGCTTTTTACGGCAGGGTTCTTCTAATCGTGAACACAGCAAGCCAATGCGGCTATTCCAAGCAGTTCGAAGGTCTCCAGCATTTGTACGAGAAATATTGGATGCACGGCTTTGAAATACTGGGTTTTCCGTGCAATCAATTTAACGGCAAAGAGCCTGGCAGCCATGCGGAAGTAGAAGAGCATTGCCGGCGCAAAGCCGGTGTAACTTTCTCGTTGTTCGAAAAGGTGGAACTCCGCGGAGAACCTATTCATCCGCTCTTTCAATATTTGACGGAGCAGGCGCCTTTCCGGGGCTTTGACGCGGACAATTCCGATGAGCAGTGGATGAAGAATTTTCTCCAGCAAAATCATCCGGATTTATATGAGGGCGACGGCGTAAAGTGGAACTTCTCCAAGTTCCTCGTTAACCGCGAAGGAAAAGTAATCGCCCGATTCGAGCCAACGACGCAGCCAACCGATTTGGAACTGGCCATCGAGGAGGCATTATCCTCGGAACAATAG
- a CDS encoding ABC transporter ATP-binding protein — protein METVIEVKDLVKEYIIVKKESGLRGSIKSLLFPKKTKFNGVNGISFSIAPGEIVGYIGPNGAGKSTTIKMLTGILHPTSGSIKVCGISPQADRKAVVRKLGVVFGQRTQLYWDLRLGESFELLRRIYQIDQKAYDDNLAILTDVLKLQEFIDTPVRQLSLGQRMRGDIAAAMLHSPSVLFLDEPTIGLDADAKHAIRNFIKEINRTRGVTVILTTHDLDDVEQLCSRIIVVNNGKLVEDGPIGSIIHKLTPHRMLVVELHEPCDDLTTPHATVIKQEGLKIWYQFEKESISASELIAALSQKLPIQDISVKEPNVEDAIREVYKTTATV, from the coding sequence ATGGAAACCGTTATTGAGGTTAAGGATCTCGTGAAAGAATACATTATCGTGAAAAAGGAAAGCGGGCTGCGCGGCTCGATCAAAAGTCTTCTCTTCCCCAAAAAAACGAAATTTAACGGCGTAAACGGCATCAGCTTCTCGATCGCGCCCGGCGAAATCGTCGGCTACATCGGACCCAACGGCGCAGGCAAAAGCACTACCATTAAAATGCTGACCGGCATCCTCCATCCGACCTCAGGCTCCATCAAGGTATGCGGCATCTCTCCGCAGGCCGACCGGAAGGCCGTCGTCCGCAAGCTTGGCGTTGTATTCGGGCAGCGAACCCAGTTGTATTGGGATTTGCGTCTCGGGGAATCGTTTGAGCTGCTGCGCCGGATTTACCAGATTGATCAGAAAGCCTACGACGACAATCTCGCGATATTAACCGACGTGCTGAAGCTGCAGGAATTTATCGATACCCCGGTGCGCCAACTGTCGCTTGGCCAGCGCATGCGCGGCGATATCGCGGCGGCCATGCTGCATTCGCCCTCGGTATTATTCCTCGACGAGCCTACGATTGGGCTGGATGCCGACGCGAAGCATGCGATCCGGAATTTTATTAAGGAAATTAACCGTACCCGCGGCGTTACCGTTATTCTGACCACCCATGATCTCGATGACGTGGAGCAGCTTTGCAGCAGAATTATTGTCGTTAATAACGGCAAGCTTGTAGAGGACGGCCCCATCGGCTCCATTATCCATAAGCTTACTCCTCACCGCATGTTAGTAGTGGAGCTTCACGAGCCCTGCGATGATCTTACCACTCCGCATGCCACGGTTATTAAGCAGGAAGGGCTGAAAATCTGGTACCAGTTCGAAAAGGAAAGCATCTCCGCCTCTGAGCTTATCGCAGCCCTCTCGCAGAAGCTTCCGATTCAGGATATCAGCGTCAAAGAGCCTAATGTCGAAGATGCCATCCGCGAGGTTTATAAAACAACGGCAACCGTATAA
- a CDS encoding chromate transporter, translating to MIWDLFLTFFKIGFISFGGGYSVIPMIQSKVISHGWMTTVEFQKAVSLAGMAPGPIATNAVTLIGYDTAGITGAIAACAGIVLPSLLVVIVLSAFFFKLRNNKTMKSLFYGLRPVVTGLIIYAALHFGGFDKPGSYTWTTGFTLLICAGCLWLLFKYKLHPLTVIAAAGAAGIIFL from the coding sequence ATGATCTGGGACTTATTCCTGACTTTCTTCAAAATTGGATTTATCTCGTTTGGCGGCGGTTATTCCGTTATTCCGATGATACAAAGCAAGGTGATCTCGCACGGGTGGATGACAACCGTTGAATTCCAGAAGGCCGTTTCCCTTGCCGGCATGGCGCCGGGGCCAATCGCCACAAATGCCGTAACGTTAATCGGCTACGACACAGCGGGAATAACCGGCGCGATTGCCGCCTGTGCCGGGATTGTCCTCCCGTCGCTGCTCGTCGTAATCGTGTTGTCGGCTTTCTTCTTCAAGCTTCGGAATAACAAGACGATGAAATCCCTCTTTTACGGCCTGCGGCCCGTCGTTACCGGATTAATCATTTATGCGGCGCTTCACTTCGGCGGCTTCGACAAGCCGGGCAGCTACACCTGGACGACCGGGTTTACGCTGCTGATCTGCGCAGGCTGCTTATGGCTTTTGTTCAAATACAAGCTGCACCCGTTAACCGTTATCGCGGCGGCGGGAGCAGCCGGAATTATCTTTTTATAG
- a CDS encoding ABC transporter permease yields the protein MVSTIKHYVSVASCWARLAVQRQLEYPLFLFSWLLMIPIQYFSGIWMLKIIVDRFQALNGWDFPQLTFLYGLGLISHGIFVVFFINTWSIDHMVINGGFDRLLLRPMNVFFQLVASYVNFIGLIDCIPGIIIFLYGADIAGFDWTLANIGKLILVLIGGILIRAALFTSLGTIAFWTKRNGSMVGFALTMLERATMYPLSMYPYFLQALFTFIIPIGFISFYPAAEFLNADSGGLDLPLSFALWTPLVGVICFLIAGGIFKFGMKNYESAGS from the coding sequence ATGGTATCTACGATCAAGCATTATGTATCCGTTGCTTCCTGCTGGGCGCGCCTCGCCGTACAGCGGCAGCTTGAGTATCCGCTGTTCCTGTTCAGCTGGCTCCTCATGATTCCGATTCAATACTTCTCCGGCATCTGGATGCTCAAGATTATCGTCGACCGCTTCCAGGCGCTTAACGGCTGGGATTTCCCGCAGCTTACCTTTTTGTATGGACTTGGCCTGATCAGCCACGGCATTTTTGTTGTCTTCTTCATCAATACCTGGAGTATCGACCATATGGTCATTAACGGCGGCTTCGACCGTCTCCTGCTTCGACCGATGAACGTTTTCTTCCAGCTGGTTGCGAGCTACGTGAATTTTATCGGGTTAATCGATTGCATACCGGGCATTATCATCTTCCTCTATGGCGCCGACATCGCCGGCTTTGACTGGACGCTCGCGAACATCGGCAAGCTGATTCTCGTGCTGATCGGAGGTATTCTGATCCGTGCGGCACTGTTCACGAGTCTCGGAACAATCGCCTTCTGGACCAAGCGCAACGGCTCCATGGTTGGCTTCGCCCTCACGATGCTGGAACGGGCAACCATGTATCCGCTCAGCATGTATCCGTATTTTCTGCAGGCGTTATTCACCTTCATCATCCCAATCGGGTTCATCAGCTTCTATCCTGCCGCCGAGTTCCTGAATGCGGACAGCGGCGGCCTCGACCTTCCGCTAAGCTTTGCTCTGTGGACACCGCTCGTAGGCGTGATCTGCTTCCTGATTGCGGGCGGCATCTTTAAATTCGGCATGAAAAATTACGAGAGCGCAGGCTCTTAA
- a CDS encoding protein adenylyltransferase SelO, whose amino-acid sequence MTDHKTTAGWNLENSYADLPDLLYTKQNPVPVRAPGLIKLNEPLAAELGLNANALRGSEGIQVFAGNQIPEGAEPLAQAYAGHQFAYFNRLGDGRAVLLGEQVTPQGERVDIQLKGSGRTPYSRGGDGRAALGPMLREYIISEAMHALGIPTTRSLAVVTTGEEIVRESLLPGAIMTRVAASHIRVGTFQFAAQWGTLEELQALADYAIKRHYPDMEDGENRYVGFFREVIKRQAALIAKWQLVGFIHGVMNTDNMAISGETIDYGPCAFMDAYDPATVFSSIDREGRYAFGNQPSIGAWNLARLAEALLPLMDEDEEGAIELAQDALSDYSELFQQYWLQGMRAKLGIFNEEPEDEALIEAFVLLMQRNQADYTNTFRALSMDKPENTVLHGMAEFAEWQQQWQARLGRQAESKEEALRLMRSSNPAVIPRNHRVEEALEAAEQGNLCVLDNLLAALANPYAYSDEQEAYAALPEQSPRPYRTFCGT is encoded by the coding sequence ATGACGGACCATAAAACAACCGCGGGTTGGAACCTCGAGAATAGCTACGCCGATCTGCCGGACTTATTATATACCAAGCAAAATCCTGTCCCCGTGCGCGCTCCCGGGTTAATCAAGTTAAACGAACCGCTGGCGGCGGAGCTGGGGCTTAATGCGAACGCGCTGCGCGGCAGCGAAGGCATCCAAGTATTTGCGGGCAATCAGATCCCCGAAGGCGCGGAGCCTCTTGCCCAGGCTTATGCGGGACACCAATTCGCTTATTTCAATCGGCTCGGCGATGGCCGCGCCGTGCTGCTTGGCGAGCAGGTTACTCCGCAAGGAGAGAGAGTCGATATTCAGTTGAAGGGCTCCGGAAGGACGCCTTATTCCCGCGGCGGGGACGGACGCGCGGCGCTGGGGCCCATGCTTCGGGAGTATATCATCAGCGAAGCGATGCATGCGCTTGGCATTCCGACAACCCGCAGCCTTGCGGTTGTGACGACCGGCGAAGAAATCGTGCGCGAGAGCTTGCTCCCAGGCGCGATTATGACCCGGGTTGCCGCAAGCCATATCCGTGTCGGCACCTTCCAGTTTGCTGCCCAGTGGGGGACGCTCGAGGAGCTTCAAGCGTTGGCGGATTACGCGATCAAGAGGCATTACCCGGATATGGAGGACGGCGAGAACCGGTATGTCGGCTTCTTCAGGGAAGTGATCAAACGCCAGGCGGCGCTGATTGCGAAATGGCAGCTGGTTGGTTTTATCCACGGGGTTATGAATACGGACAATATGGCGATTAGCGGAGAAACGATAGATTACGGGCCATGCGCGTTTATGGATGCTTATGATCCGGCTACCGTCTTCAGCTCCATTGACCGGGAAGGCCGCTATGCATTTGGCAATCAGCCGTCTATCGGCGCTTGGAACCTCGCCAGGCTGGCTGAAGCCTTGCTTCCGCTAATGGACGAGGATGAAGAAGGGGCAATTGAGCTGGCTCAAGATGCGTTGTCGGATTACAGCGAGCTGTTCCAACAATACTGGCTGCAGGGCATGCGCGCGAAGCTTGGGATCTTTAACGAGGAACCGGAGGATGAGGCGCTGATTGAAGCCTTTGTGCTGCTGATGCAGCGGAACCAGGCGGATTACACGAATACATTCCGGGCTTTATCGATGGACAAACCGGAAAATACCGTACTGCACGGGATGGCGGAGTTTGCGGAATGGCAGCAGCAATGGCAGGCGAGACTAGGCAGGCAAGCGGAGTCCAAAGAAGAAGCTCTCCGGCTGATGCGGAGCAGCAATCCGGCCGTTATTCCCCGCAATCACCGGGTAGAGGAAGCGTTGGAGGCAGCGGAGCAGGGTAATCTGTGCGTATTGGATAATCTGCTTGCCGCGCTTGCGAACCCTTATGCCTATTCGGATGAGCAAGAGGCTTATGCCGCGCTTCCGGAACAATCGCCGCGTCCGTACCGGACGTTCTGCGGAACTTAA
- a CDS encoding ROK family transcriptional regulator, with protein sequence MSYSLRSVPSHKQLIYDYIANLGPIAKAELLEAHDITSSTMTRLLDDMAKEGLILVTGLGPSKGGRKPLLYQINPDYGYIFGLEISRFTSTLGLFDLNMNQKSVVRWRMDETMTPERLVAHTVSLMLAFMKDHAISQSRILGLGIGAVGPLDRSSGVIVNPQYFPAKGWQQVPICALFEEAAGLPTLLENGANTALVGEHWSIRQENVEHALYVSAGISLRSAMMSHGRIVYGKVDMEGSIGQMIIDVDGPRLEESGNYGSLETFASVQALERQVRTRLKVGGSLLLNNVVPEKVNLDTITAGLNAGDPFIREMFRQSASYFGVGLANLINTFHPELIILGGALISASPMYYRVATEVAVKKTYYGEAYIPQFSMGRLKEDAVVTGAALMVRSRMKL encoded by the coding sequence ATGAGTTATTCTCTGCGTTCCGTCCCCTCGCATAAACAGCTTATTTACGATTACATCGCTAATCTTGGGCCAATTGCCAAAGCAGAGCTGCTGGAAGCCCATGATATTACCAGCAGCACGATGACCCGTTTATTGGATGATATGGCCAAGGAGGGTCTTATCCTCGTTACCGGATTAGGTCCGTCGAAGGGCGGCAGAAAACCGCTTCTCTATCAGATTAATCCCGATTACGGATATATATTTGGCCTCGAGATCTCCAGGTTCACATCGACCCTTGGTTTATTTGATTTGAATATGAATCAGAAGTCCGTTGTCCGGTGGCGTATGGACGAGACGATGACGCCCGAGCGTCTGGTTGCCCATACGGTCAGCCTGATGCTTGCCTTTATGAAGGACCATGCCATATCGCAAAGCCGTATTCTGGGGCTGGGCATCGGGGCGGTAGGACCGCTTGACCGCAGCAGCGGGGTTATTGTTAATCCTCAGTATTTTCCGGCTAAAGGCTGGCAGCAGGTACCGATCTGCGCGTTGTTTGAAGAAGCCGCCGGGCTGCCAACCCTGCTTGAGAATGGGGCTAATACGGCTCTGGTAGGAGAACATTGGTCCATACGGCAAGAAAACGTGGAGCATGCGTTGTACGTCTCTGCAGGAATCAGCTTGCGTTCAGCCATGATGTCCCATGGGAGGATCGTCTACGGAAAGGTCGACATGGAGGGCTCCATCGGGCAAATGATTATCGATGTGGACGGCCCAAGGCTGGAGGAATCCGGCAACTACGGCTCGCTCGAAACCTTTGCTTCCGTTCAGGCGCTGGAAAGACAGGTGCGGACGAGGCTGAAGGTCGGAGGAAGTTTATTATTGAATAACGTTGTTCCGGAAAAAGTAAATCTGGATACGATTACGGCCGGGCTAAACGCCGGCGATCCTTTTATACGGGAGATGTTCCGGCAATCCGCCTCCTACTTCGGAGTAGGGCTGGCGAATCTGATCAATACGTTCCACCCGGAGCTGATTATTCTTGGCGGGGCTCTGATTAGCGCCAGTCCGATGTATTATCGGGTAGCGACGGAGGTAGCGGTTAAGAAGACGTATTACGGCGAAGCGTACATCCCGCAATTTTCGATGGGCCGATTAAAGGAAGACGCGGTTGTGACGGGTGCCGCATTAATGGTAAGAAGTCGCATGAAACTATAA
- a CDS encoding NUDIX hydrolase, with amino-acid sequence MLNIKITDSDFIGGDPAYLDTVSRYAARGVLFNNQGQVAMMYMAELDLYKLPGGGMEEGESPEEAFVREIKEETGCEADVICRLGFVEEHKNRNRFLQHSHCYLAKARHVAGTAALTEAEEQLGMSVQWLSAAQALDIMEKAVAGGGDNHAKLFMLMRDRIILKAAAEFMEREGFL; translated from the coding sequence ATGCTAAACATAAAGATAACCGACAGTGATTTTATTGGAGGCGACCCGGCATACCTGGATACCGTCTCGCGTTATGCCGCAAGGGGAGTTTTATTCAATAACCAGGGACAGGTCGCGATGATGTATATGGCCGAGCTTGATCTCTACAAGCTGCCCGGCGGAGGAATGGAAGAAGGAGAGTCCCCCGAGGAGGCTTTCGTACGGGAAATAAAAGAAGAGACCGGTTGCGAAGCGGATGTCATCTGCAGGCTTGGTTTTGTGGAGGAGCATAAGAACCGGAATAGGTTTCTGCAGCATTCGCATTGTTATCTGGCAAAAGCGCGGCATGTTGCGGGTACGGCTGCTCTCACCGAAGCCGAAGAACAGCTCGGAATGTCCGTTCAATGGCTGTCTGCCGCACAAGCGCTGGATATTATGGAAAAAGCAGTGGCGGGCGGCGGAGATAATCACGCCAAGCTGTTTATGCTGATGCGCGACCGGATTATTCTGAAAGCAGCTGCGGAGTTCATGGAGAGAGAGGGCTTTTTATAA
- a CDS encoding SRPBCC family protein, whose translation MLATIAKKGAGYTVTFERRLNHSKEDVWSYFTDNEKLPKWFSELRVEDLREGGHLSFNMGDGSYETMTITAYEPLAVLAFTWGEDMAVRFEFRGEDGGCKLVLIESIYKPSEHTPKDLAGWHVCLDVIASLLDSGQPLADRKASWQHWHQKYAEALKQLQ comes from the coding sequence ATGCTGGCCACGATTGCGAAAAAAGGCGCAGGTTATACCGTAACGTTCGAACGCAGGCTGAATCATTCCAAGGAAGACGTATGGTCTTATTTTACCGATAACGAAAAGCTGCCCAAGTGGTTCTCCGAGCTTCGCGTAGAGGATCTGCGGGAAGGCGGGCATCTCAGCTTCAACATGGGCGATGGCAGCTATGAGACGATGACCATCACGGCTTACGAGCCGCTGGCCGTACTCGCGTTTACCTGGGGAGAGGACATGGCCGTGCGCTTTGAATTCCGCGGGGAGGACGGCGGCTGCAAGCTCGTGTTGATCGAGAGCATCTACAAGCCATCCGAGCATACGCCTAAAGACCTTGCCGGCTGGCATGTCTGCCTCGACGTCATTGCATCGCTGCTGGACAGCGGACAACCCCTTGCGGACCGCAAGGCAAGTTGGCAGCACTGGCATCAGAAGTACGCGGAGGCCTTGAAGCAGCTGCAATAA
- a CDS encoding chromate transporter, whose product MQTNWKERLYFLAQLFWVFVRIGPSTFGGGYAMMPVIEREVVNKRNWIAEKELADVVSLAGSAPGGVGVNAAAFIGYRKAGIPGAAMAVIGVTLPTFIIIITLSLFYLKFQDNPKVVAALKGVHGAVVALIVMSAYRMAKAAIFDKTTLVMLVLALLILLVLPLTPLYIVAAGILVGIGMVRVKEKTGKPANTEKPSSSSQELMYPEYYI is encoded by the coding sequence ATGCAGACAAACTGGAAAGAACGACTCTATTTTTTGGCACAGCTATTCTGGGTATTTGTACGGATCGGTCCTTCCACCTTTGGCGGCGGTTACGCCATGATGCCCGTCATTGAACGTGAGGTCGTTAATAAACGTAATTGGATTGCCGAGAAAGAACTTGCTGATGTCGTATCGCTAGCCGGATCCGCTCCGGGCGGCGTTGGCGTCAATGCCGCAGCCTTCATCGGGTACCGGAAAGCCGGCATACCGGGAGCGGCTATGGCGGTTATTGGCGTAACGTTGCCAACCTTTATTATTATCATCACGCTTAGCCTGTTTTATCTGAAGTTTCAAGACAATCCCAAGGTTGTGGCTGCCCTGAAGGGGGTTCACGGCGCGGTTGTCGCGCTGATCGTAATGTCCGCGTACCGAATGGCCAAAGCCGCCATCTTTGACAAGACAACGTTAGTCATGCTGGTCCTCGCGCTTCTCATTCTGCTCGTGCTTCCGCTTACTCCGCTATATATCGTAGCAGCAGGCATCCTGGTTGGTATCGGCATGGTTCGGGTCAAGGAGAAAACGGGCAAACCAGCCAATACGGAAAAGCCATCCTCCAGCAGCCAAGAGCTGATGTATCCGGAGTATTATATTTGA
- a CDS encoding helix-turn-helix domain-containing protein: MKYELGRCLLQQRLEERGMSREALAEALLYKPERLADYIENKRLMPLKTAISIADTIGCSVNELYELLPAESGR, encoded by the coding sequence ATGAAATATGAATTAGGCCGCTGCTTGCTGCAGCAGCGATTGGAGGAGCGGGGGATGAGCCGGGAGGCATTAGCCGAAGCCTTGTTATACAAGCCGGAACGGTTGGCCGACTATATCGAGAATAAGCGGTTAATGCCTTTAAAGACGGCGATCTCCATTGCGGACACGATAGGTTGCTCGGTTAATGAGCTGTATGAATTATTGCCGGCAGAAAGCGGGAGATAG